Proteins encoded by one window of bacterium:
- a CDS encoding ubiquinone/menaquinone biosynthesis methyltransferase — MSERFRLKAREWLDIPERKREYNERHFAEAASRYDLATRMMSLGRDAAWKRALAGALPDLPTPVCVDLACGTGDVAFLLAGRYPGGVVKGVDLSGPMLAIARERNRFANLRFERGDLCDLPFPDGSVDIVTGSYALRNAPDLRKAVAEVHRVLSPGGVAAFLDFSNPDHSTLRHLQYLLLRSWCGLWGLLLHGTTEIHGYVAESLRAYPGRERLREILRESRFAVSDDRRFFLGITELLVLRRE; from the coding sequence TTGAGCGAACGGTTCCGCCTCAAGGCGCGGGAGTGGCTCGACATCCCCGAGCGGAAGCGGGAGTACAACGAACGCCACTTCGCCGAGGCGGCGTCTCGATACGACCTGGCGACGCGCATGATGTCCCTCGGCCGGGACGCGGCGTGGAAGCGGGCGCTTGCCGGCGCCTTGCCGGACCTCCCGACCCCCGTTTGCGTGGACCTCGCGTGTGGCACCGGAGACGTGGCCTTCCTCCTCGCCGGACGCTATCCCGGAGGGGTCGTCAAGGGGGTGGATCTCTCCGGGCCGATGCTGGCGATCGCGCGGGAGCGCAACCGGTTCGCGAACCTCCGGTTCGAGCGGGGGGACCTCTGCGACCTCCCGTTCCCCGACGGCTCCGTCGACATCGTGACCGGGAGCTACGCCCTTCGCAACGCGCCCGACCTCCGGAAGGCCGTCGCCGAGGTCCACCGGGTGCTTTCCCCCGGCGGAGTCGCGGCGTTCCTCGACTTCTCCAATCCGGATCATTCCACCCTCCGGCATCTGCAGTACCTTCTGCTGCGGAGCTGGTGCGGCCTCTGGGGACTCCTCCTCCACGGGACGACGGAGATCCACGGGTACGTCGCCGAGAGCCTGCGCGCCTATCCCGGCAGGGAGCGATTGCGGGAAATCCTGCGGGAAAGCCGGTTCGCCGTGTCGGACGACCGGCGATTCTTCCTCGGAATCACGGAATTGCTGGTCCTGCGCCGGGAATGA
- a CDS encoding NAD(P)/FAD-dependent oxidoreductase yields the protein MTHDFVVVGAGVSGLTSALLLARNGYSVALVEKAGRTAPLLRGFSRGGVHFDTGFHYTGGMGKGEPLDLFFRYLGISDRLSAFPFDARGFDTFRIVRDGFEFRFPAGYGPLRENLVEAFPAERPAIDAYLRAVRSAFDSVPYLNPDAPLDPNGALGRVFGPTLRETLDSLTGDETLKSVLSTHCLLYGVPPEEVSFLQHAFIVGSYYLSAHGITGGGLSLAAAFDARLEELGVEIHRGRGVAALSVAPEGLLRGVRLDDGRELPCRGAVVTVHPRAMLDMVPEGCFRPAYRNRILGLEETVSAFTLYSVSDHPLPALSGRNLFVLPSADSLRGLGSRPLEEGPVYVTAACPRAGEAPRGFIGIFPTLQETTRAWEDSVTGNRPGSYGRFKEGVAVRMERLVKRYCPELGKGAARAETSTPLTVRDFGNAPSGGLYGVKHRTGQYNPAPLTRVKGLYLAGQAVTSPGILGAVLSGFMACGNVLGHDHLLKELGACR from the coding sequence ATGACGCATGATTTCGTGGTCGTCGGGGCGGGAGTATCCGGCCTGACCTCGGCGCTGCTTCTCGCGCGGAACGGGTATTCCGTGGCGCTCGTCGAAAAAGCGGGCCGTACCGCTCCCCTGCTGCGGGGGTTTTCCCGCGGAGGCGTCCATTTCGACACCGGCTTCCACTACACGGGGGGGATGGGGAAGGGAGAGCCGCTCGACCTTTTTTTCCGTTACCTCGGGATCTCGGATCGCCTGTCCGCCTTCCCGTTCGATGCGCGAGGGTTCGACACGTTCCGCATCGTCCGGGACGGCTTCGAGTTCCGTTTTCCGGCGGGATACGGCCCCCTGCGGGAGAACCTTGTCGAGGCGTTTCCGGCGGAGCGGCCCGCGATCGATGCCTATCTCCGCGCCGTCCGGTCCGCCTTCGATTCGGTCCCGTACCTGAATCCCGACGCTCCCCTCGATCCGAACGGGGCGCTGGGGAGGGTCTTCGGCCCCACCCTGAGGGAAACGCTCGATTCCCTGACCGGCGACGAGACCCTGAAAAGCGTGCTCTCCACCCATTGCCTGCTGTACGGCGTCCCCCCCGAGGAGGTGTCGTTCCTGCAGCACGCCTTCATCGTCGGAAGCTACTACCTGTCCGCCCACGGCATCACGGGGGGCGGCCTCAGCCTGGCGGCAGCGTTCGACGCCAGGCTCGAGGAACTGGGGGTCGAGATCCACCGCGGCCGCGGGGTCGCCGCCCTCTCTGTCGCCCCGGAAGGGCTCCTTCGCGGAGTCCGGCTGGACGACGGGAGGGAATTGCCTTGCCGCGGGGCCGTCGTGACGGTCCATCCGCGGGCGATGCTCGACATGGTGCCGGAAGGCTGCTTTCGCCCGGCGTACAGGAACCGGATCCTGGGACTGGAGGAAACCGTATCGGCGTTCACGCTGTATTCGGTTTCCGACCACCCCCTGCCCGCCCTTTCGGGACGCAACCTCTTCGTGCTGCCGTCCGCCGACAGCCTCCGCGGCCTGGGGAGCCGGCCGCTCGAGGAAGGCCCGGTCTACGTCACCGCCGCCTGCCCGCGTGCGGGCGAGGCCCCCCGTGGATTCATCGGGATCTTCCCGACGTTGCAGGAGACGACCCGCGCATGGGAAGATTCCGTGACGGGGAATCGCCCCGGGAGCTACGGTCGGTTCAAGGAAGGGGTCGCCGTGCGGATGGAGCGACTGGTGAAGAGGTACTGCCCCGAACTCGGGAAGGGAGCGGCGCGTGCGGAGACCTCCACTCCCCTGACCGTCCGGGATTTCGGAAATGCGCCATCGGGGGGGCTCTACGGCGTGAAGCACCGGACAGGCCAGTACAACCCGGCGCCCCTGACCCGTGTGAAAGGCCTGTACCTGGCGGGGCAGGCCGTCACGTCCCCCGGAATCCTCGGAGCGGTCCTGTCCGGGTTCATGGCCTGCGGGAACGTCCTCGGACACGACCACCTTCTCAAGGAGCTCGGGGCATGCCGTTGA
- a CDS encoding U32 family peptidase — MRLSVATNFDPALVDALRGYPVVELFGKLREDAVGGGRAPYQLAPVSRNRLAAHVREAKAAGISFNYLLNASCIGNREITRAGQAEIDDLCGWLCGIGVETVTVSSPFLLRIVKTRYPALRVRISVFAGVDRVRKARMWEEMGADGIVLDSLLVNREFSALARIREAVKCDLELLVNNNCLSSCALSPAHMNALAHAGQAWHGNRGFFIDWCFLRCTEMKLRDPVNYIRSEWIRPEDLHLYEGMGYDLFKVTERDLPTPVLVNRVRAYAARRYDGNLLDLVQPYALRGADGSERYYRKGIGWMFRFLLRPWLVNPGRMLLLKRLADLRYMTRPVTGDPPVVVDNRSLDGFMERFREKGCRDAECETCRWCHDFAAKAVRIDPEASRRALAAYDDLFRSLDGGAMWRYLPGADGRGGP, encoded by the coding sequence ATGAGACTCTCCGTCGCCACGAATTTCGACCCCGCGCTGGTCGATGCGCTCCGGGGGTACCCGGTCGTCGAGCTCTTCGGCAAGCTGCGGGAGGACGCCGTCGGCGGCGGGCGCGCCCCCTACCAGCTTGCGCCGGTGTCCCGGAATCGTCTCGCCGCGCATGTGCGCGAAGCGAAAGCGGCGGGGATCTCCTTCAACTACCTCCTGAACGCGTCCTGCATCGGCAACCGGGAGATCACCCGGGCCGGGCAGGCGGAGATCGACGACCTCTGCGGCTGGCTTTGCGGCATCGGCGTGGAGACGGTCACCGTCTCCTCCCCGTTCCTTCTCCGGATCGTCAAGACCCGATACCCTGCGCTCAGGGTCCGGATCTCCGTGTTCGCGGGCGTGGACCGCGTGCGGAAGGCGCGGATGTGGGAGGAGATGGGCGCGGACGGGATCGTCCTCGACAGCCTCCTCGTGAACCGGGAGTTTTCGGCGCTGGCGCGGATCCGCGAGGCGGTGAAATGCGACCTCGAGCTGCTGGTGAACAACAACTGCCTCTCCTCGTGCGCCCTCTCTCCGGCGCACATGAACGCCCTGGCGCACGCGGGCCAGGCGTGGCACGGGAACCGGGGGTTCTTCATCGACTGGTGCTTCCTGCGGTGCACGGAGATGAAGCTGCGCGACCCGGTGAACTACATTCGCTCGGAGTGGATCCGGCCGGAGGACCTCCACCTGTACGAGGGGATGGGGTACGACCTGTTCAAGGTGACGGAGCGGGACCTGCCCACTCCGGTCCTCGTGAACCGGGTCCGCGCCTACGCGGCGCGGAGGTACGACGGCAATCTCCTCGACCTGGTCCAGCCGTATGCCTTGCGGGGGGCGGACGGGAGCGAACGCTACTACCGGAAGGGGATCGGGTGGATGTTCCGGTTCCTCCTTCGTCCGTGGCTGGTGAACCCGGGCCGGATGCTCCTGCTGAAGCGGCTGGCGGACCTGCGTTACATGACCCGCCCGGTGACCGGGGATCCGCCGGTGGTGGTCGACAACCGGTCGCTCGACGGCTTCATGGAACGGTTCCGGGAGAAGGGATGCCGCGATGCGGAGTGCGAGACGTGCCGCTGGTGCCACGATTTCGCGGCGAAGGCGGTCCGGATCGACCCGGAGGCGAGCCGGCGGGCGCTGGCGGCGTACGACGACCTGTTCCGTTCCCTCGACGGCGGGGCGATGTGGAGATACCTTCCCGGCGCGGACGGGCGGGGCGGCCCTTGA
- a CDS encoding beta-ketoacyl-[acyl-carrier-protein] synthase family protein: MHRVAITGIGIVSCLGNDIESVGNALRRGESGVVSDPEREKAGFRSPLTGAVRDFDPKKVLSRKQCKTMPDFAVQAYAAATDAIRMSRLSPEEIACDETGLVFGCDSSCAAAVEQVDLLRLRGETKLIGSGQVFRSMTSCITMNLNTLLHTRGACWTISSACSSGGHAVGQAADLIAFGRQERVICGGAQEINWESMCSFDALGAFSIRLQDPKRASRPFDAHRDGLVPGGGAAALVLERLDKAKERGARILGEIRGYAFSSDGNHISIPSETGLQRAMRKAIALAGLKPGDIDYICAHATSTPAGDAAEARNIHAVFGSDAPWVSSLKSMTGHELWMSGASQVVYSTIMAMEGFIAPNINFTEPDEDSARLKIAVETIPHAPEHVLCNSAGFGGTNACLVLSFGR; the protein is encoded by the coding sequence ATGCATCGGGTAGCGATCACCGGAATCGGCATCGTCTCCTGTCTCGGCAACGACATCGAAAGCGTCGGGAACGCGTTGCGGCGGGGAGAGTCGGGCGTCGTCTCCGACCCGGAACGGGAAAAGGCCGGGTTCCGGAGCCCCCTGACCGGCGCCGTCCGCGATTTCGACCCGAAGAAAGTCCTCTCCCGGAAACAGTGCAAGACCATGCCCGATTTCGCGGTCCAGGCGTACGCGGCCGCCACCGACGCGATCCGGATGTCCCGCCTCTCGCCGGAGGAGATCGCCTGCGATGAAACCGGGCTGGTATTCGGTTGCGATTCGAGCTGCGCCGCCGCCGTGGAGCAGGTCGACCTGCTGCGCCTGCGGGGGGAGACGAAGCTGATCGGCAGCGGCCAGGTCTTCCGCTCGATGACTTCCTGCATCACGATGAACCTGAACACGCTCCTGCATACCCGTGGAGCCTGCTGGACCATCAGTTCCGCCTGTTCGAGCGGAGGGCATGCCGTGGGGCAGGCCGCCGACCTCATCGCGTTCGGACGCCAGGAGAGGGTCATCTGCGGCGGGGCCCAGGAGATCAACTGGGAATCGATGTGCAGCTTCGACGCCCTTGGAGCGTTCTCCATCCGGCTCCAGGATCCGAAGCGCGCCTCCCGTCCCTTCGATGCGCACCGGGACGGACTGGTCCCGGGCGGGGGCGCGGCCGCCCTCGTCCTGGAGCGGCTCGACAAGGCGAAAGAACGCGGAGCCCGCATCCTGGGGGAAATCCGGGGGTACGCGTTTTCCTCCGACGGGAACCACATATCGATCCCGAGCGAGACCGGGCTGCAGAGAGCGATGCGGAAGGCGATCGCCCTCGCGGGGCTGAAACCCGGGGACATCGACTATATCTGCGCGCACGCGACCTCCACGCCGGCCGGAGACGCCGCCGAGGCCCGCAATATCCACGCCGTGTTCGGAAGCGACGCCCCGTGGGTTTCGTCCCTCAAGTCGATGACGGGGCATGAACTCTGGATGTCCGGCGCCTCGCAGGTCGTCTACTCCACCATCATGGCCATGGAAGGGTTCATCGCTCCCAATATCAATTTCACGGAGCCCGACGAGGACTCGGCGAGGCTGAAGATCGCCGTCGAGACGATTCCCCACGCCCCGGAGCACGTCCTGTGCAATTCGGCGGGTTTCGGCGGAACCAACGCCTGCCTCGTCCTTTCCTTCGGAAGATGA
- the fabG gene encoding 3-oxoacyl-ACP reductase FabG: protein MAEKGIALVTGGSKGIGAAIARALARDGFDIWLNYRSDHEAAREVARQVGESGRSCTLLPFDVADPGSVKGALAPLLETDSPRVLVNNAGFSRDGLLVWMEAPEWKETLSVHLDGFFFVTKMVLFGMLKRRSGRIINIVSTSGQSGVAGQTNYSAAKAGLIGATKSLALEVAKRNILVNAVSPGFIETDMTAGLPLDRILPLIPLGRMGKPEEVAEVVGFLASDKASYITGQVVSVNGGVYL, encoded by the coding sequence ATGGCCGAAAAGGGAATCGCCTTGGTCACCGGCGGCAGCAAGGGAATCGGGGCCGCCATCGCCCGCGCCCTGGCGAGGGACGGCTTCGACATCTGGCTCAACTATCGATCGGACCACGAAGCGGCCAGGGAAGTCGCGAGGCAGGTCGGCGAGTCGGGGAGGTCCTGCACGCTCCTCCCCTTCGACGTGGCCGATCCCGGCTCGGTCAAGGGCGCCCTCGCTCCCCTGCTCGAAACGGACAGCCCGCGGGTCCTCGTCAACAACGCCGGATTCAGCAGGGACGGCCTCCTGGTCTGGATGGAAGCGCCGGAATGGAAGGAAACCCTTTCCGTCCACCTGGACGGGTTTTTCTTCGTCACGAAGATGGTCCTGTTCGGGATGCTGAAGAGAAGGTCCGGGCGGATCATCAACATCGTTTCCACTTCGGGGCAAAGCGGCGTGGCGGGCCAGACGAACTATTCGGCCGCCAAGGCGGGGCTGATCGGCGCGACGAAGTCGCTGGCCCTGGAGGTCGCCAAGAGGAATATCCTCGTCAACGCGGTTTCTCCGGGATTCATCGAAACGGACATGACCGCCGGCCTTCCCCTCGACCGGATCCTTCCGTTGATCCCGCTGGGGCGCATGGGAAAACCGGAAGAAGTGGCGGAGGTTGTCGGCTTTCTCGCATCGGATAAGGCTTCCTACATCACGGGGCAGGTAGTATCGGTAAACGGCGGCGTTTATCTGTAA
- a CDS encoding phosphopantetheine-binding protein, with protein MTNQEIIERIDRSIAEEFEIDPGEMKPEKTLFQDLGLDSLDIVDLVIVLETAFRFKIREEEGIRKIRTLGDIHDFVIRKKNELESTPR; from the coding sequence GTGACGAACCAGGAAATCATCGAACGGATCGATCGATCGATCGCGGAGGAATTCGAGATCGACCCGGGAGAGATGAAGCCGGAGAAGACCTTGTTCCAGGACCTGGGACTGGACAGCCTGGACATCGTCGACCTGGTCATCGTCCTGGAGACGGCGTTCCGGTTCAAGATCCGCGAGGAAGAGGGAATCCGGAAAATCCGTACGCTGGGCGACATCCACGATTTCGTCATCCGGAAGAAGAACGAGCTCGAAAGCACCCCCCGGTAG
- a CDS encoding type III polyketide synthase: protein MTAWIHRIDTSLPDFSFAQEDASVKMQEWARDDRERRLVRAVYRHSGIERRHSVLRNYDGEGEGAFFRRDAGGALRGPGTAARNDIFSAESRPMSVELARTVLRNCPGITAADVTHVVTVSCTGFYNPGPDYYIVRELGMSDAVQRYHLGFMGCYAAFPALRMAAQFCAADPSSVVLVLCLELCSLHLQLGGSEDNLLANSLFADGAGAAIVSAREPEPGAPAYRLDGFRSALVPAGEQDMTWRIGDQGFDIALSSYVPKLIGANIRELVGPALAEAGLSLSDIGTWAVHPGGKSIVDQVQRTLGLSDDQVRASREVLRRCGNMSSATILFVLEEILKRSPGKGRERICAVAFGPGLTVELATLEATFARDAAGIASASAVPLATG, encoded by the coding sequence ATGACCGCCTGGATCCACCGGATCGACACCTCGCTCCCCGATTTCTCCTTCGCCCAGGAGGACGCGAGCGTGAAGATGCAGGAGTGGGCCCGGGACGACCGGGAGCGGCGCCTGGTGCGCGCCGTGTACCGGCACTCGGGGATCGAGCGCCGCCACTCCGTCCTTCGCAACTACGACGGGGAGGGGGAGGGCGCCTTCTTCCGGCGCGACGCCGGGGGAGCCCTCCGGGGTCCGGGAACCGCCGCGCGCAACGACATCTTTTCGGCCGAGTCCCGGCCGATGTCCGTGGAGCTGGCGCGGACCGTCCTCCGGAACTGCCCCGGCATCACTGCCGCCGACGTGACGCACGTGGTGACCGTGTCGTGCACCGGGTTCTACAACCCCGGGCCCGACTACTACATCGTGCGGGAGCTGGGGATGTCCGACGCAGTGCAGCGATATCATCTCGGGTTCATGGGGTGCTACGCCGCCTTCCCCGCATTGCGGATGGCGGCGCAGTTCTGCGCGGCGGATCCGTCCTCCGTCGTCCTCGTCCTGTGCCTCGAGCTGTGCAGCCTCCATCTCCAGTTGGGCGGATCGGAAGACAACCTGCTGGCGAACTCGCTCTTCGCCGACGGGGCGGGGGCCGCGATCGTTTCCGCCCGGGAGCCGGAACCGGGAGCGCCCGCCTACCGGCTGGACGGATTCCGCTCCGCCCTGGTTCCCGCCGGCGAGCAGGACATGACGTGGAGGATCGGCGACCAGGGGTTCGACATCGCCCTGTCGAGCTACGTGCCGAAGCTCATCGGCGCGAACATCCGCGAGCTGGTCGGTCCCGCGCTTGCCGAGGCGGGATTGTCCCTGTCCGATATCGGCACGTGGGCGGTTCACCCCGGGGGGAAGTCGATCGTCGACCAGGTGCAGAGGACCCTCGGCCTTTCCGACGACCAGGTGCGCGCCTCCCGCGAAGTGCTGCGCCGGTGCGGGAACATGAGCAGCGCCACGATCCTCTTCGTCCTCGAGGAGATCCTCAAGCGATCCCCCGGGAAAGGGAGGGAGCGGATCTGCGCCGTCGCCTTCGGGCCGGGGCTGACCGTCGAGCTGGCGACCCTGGAAGCGACCTTCGCCCGGGACGCCGCCGGGATCGCGTCCGCCTCCGCGGTTCCCCTCGCGACGGGATGA
- a CDS encoding beta-ketoacyl-[acyl-carrier-protein] synthase family protein → MPLKRVVITGMGAISPFGRGVDTLMNALLQGESGVRTVPELGEIGGIRTRVAALVPGVDPGEIPRKYRRSMSAMSVFAALAAGDAIAQAGLSGEQVRGGRMGVSIGSTIGSPHTTQAFFDDFRTDNSVERMKSGVFFHIMNHSCAANVSHMFGITGRTVAPSAACSTGSLAVGYGAEMISAGKQDFMACGGADEFHPLTAATFDIMNAASVRFNESPGKTPRPFDRDRDGVVCAEGSGILLLESLDSALRRGAEILAEIIGFASTSDPESIANPNAGNIAHCMRQALLDAGIDAEGVDYVNAHATGTELGDIAESEAIRSVFGDRVPTSSLKGNLGHAMAASGALELAASIEMIRREILLPTHNLDHVDPLCASVTHVREVTRRRVDTVMKNNFALGGVNSSLVLRRFRQ, encoded by the coding sequence ATGCCGTTGAAAAGGGTCGTCATCACGGGAATGGGCGCGATCTCCCCTTTCGGCCGGGGCGTCGACACCCTGATGAACGCGCTGCTGCAAGGCGAAAGCGGAGTGCGAACCGTTCCGGAACTCGGGGAGATCGGGGGAATCCGGACCCGGGTCGCCGCCCTGGTGCCCGGGGTCGACCCCGGGGAAATCCCGCGAAAGTACCGCCGGTCGATGTCCGCCATGTCGGTCTTCGCGGCGCTGGCCGCGGGGGACGCCATCGCGCAGGCCGGGCTCTCCGGGGAACAGGTCCGCGGCGGGAGGATGGGCGTGTCCATCGGCTCGACGATCGGCTCCCCCCACACGACCCAGGCGTTCTTCGACGACTTCCGGACCGACAACAGCGTCGAGCGGATGAAATCGGGGGTCTTTTTCCACATCATGAACCACAGCTGCGCGGCCAACGTGTCGCACATGTTCGGCATCACCGGGCGCACCGTGGCCCCCTCGGCGGCGTGCTCCACCGGGTCCCTGGCCGTGGGGTACGGCGCCGAGATGATCTCGGCGGGAAAACAGGATTTCATGGCGTGCGGCGGCGCCGACGAATTCCACCCGTTGACCGCCGCCACGTTCGACATCATGAACGCGGCCTCGGTCCGTTTCAACGAATCCCCGGGAAAGACGCCCCGGCCCTTCGACCGCGACCGCGACGGCGTGGTCTGCGCCGAGGGTAGTGGTATACTTCTGCTGGAGTCGCTGGATTCGGCGCTCCGGCGAGGCGCGGAAATCCTCGCGGAGATCATCGGGTTCGCCTCGACCTCCGATCCGGAGAGCATCGCGAACCCGAATGCCGGGAACATCGCACATTGCATGCGCCAGGCGCTGCTCGACGCCGGCATCGACGCGGAGGGCGTCGATTACGTGAACGCGCACGCCACCGGGACGGAGCTGGGGGACATCGCGGAAAGCGAGGCGATCCGTTCCGTGTTCGGAGACCGGGTCCCGACCAGCAGCCTGAAGGGGAACCTCGGCCACGCGATGGCGGCCAGCGGCGCGCTCGAACTGGCGGCATCCATCGAAATGATACGGCGGGAAATCCTGTTGCCGACGCACAATCTCGATCACGTCGATCCGCTCTGCGCATCCGTGACGCACGTGCGGGAAGTCACCCGTCGACGGGTCGACACCGTGATGAAGAACAATTTCGCGCTGGGGGGAGTGAACTCCTCCCTGGTCCTCAGGAGGTTTCGGCAGTGA
- a CDS encoding radical SAM protein — translation MKVLLLRPNPGNERFGLGPFFRVEPLGLEYIGAALRAHGHDPTVADLRFRPGATAWVRRTRPRVVGISCTHALEYDTVRETALEVRRASPGVFVVVGGHAAACHPSPLEVDGIDAVCLDDGEEIVPALVEAVEKGTPPGAVPMLRLRTRDGWVSTPPSPGRTSLDSVPLPARDLVSRHRNGYHCLLFKPVGLVETARGCPHRCSFCSVWQLYGRSFRERSIGAVVEDFATAGDSIFVADDLFWNHAERSLELAWALRKRGVKKRWILVQTRTDMICRQQGLLEAWRPLAKDFDIFLGLEAATDAGLSRVDKDVPVSESVEAVRIARSLGYGVNGNFLVDPDWAEEDFLRLWEFVASHGLQRAGYTILTPLPGTDYFRTVEPRLAGQPWSSFDMHHVLWEPRLGAERFFELYAETWRKSILNTSGEKRWVDWMRQIRPAQIPYLARVLWRTQRMMKAGAYLREHGRTFRAPVPSRSPAGMGASR, via the coding sequence ATGAAGGTACTGCTCCTGAGGCCGAACCCGGGGAACGAACGGTTCGGTCTCGGTCCTTTCTTCCGCGTCGAACCGCTGGGCCTCGAGTACATCGGGGCGGCGCTGCGCGCCCACGGCCACGATCCGACGGTGGCGGACCTGCGTTTCCGCCCCGGCGCGACCGCCTGGGTCCGGCGGACGCGGCCCCGGGTCGTCGGTATCTCCTGCACCCACGCCCTGGAGTACGACACGGTCCGGGAGACCGCGCTCGAGGTCCGGAGGGCGTCGCCGGGGGTTTTCGTGGTCGTCGGCGGGCACGCGGCGGCTTGCCACCCCTCCCCGCTCGAGGTCGACGGGATCGACGCCGTCTGCCTGGACGACGGCGAGGAGATCGTCCCGGCGCTGGTCGAGGCCGTGGAGAAGGGAACCCCGCCGGGTGCGGTGCCCATGCTCCGCCTTCGGACACGGGACGGCTGGGTGTCCACGCCGCCTTCTCCCGGGCGGACGTCCCTGGACAGCGTGCCCTTGCCGGCGCGGGACCTGGTGAGCCGCCACCGCAACGGGTACCACTGCCTCCTCTTCAAGCCGGTGGGACTCGTCGAGACCGCCCGCGGATGCCCGCACCGCTGCAGCTTCTGTTCCGTGTGGCAACTGTACGGCCGGTCTTTCCGGGAGAGGTCCATCGGGGCCGTCGTCGAGGATTTCGCCACGGCGGGGGATTCCATCTTCGTCGCCGACGATCTTTTCTGGAACCACGCCGAACGGAGCCTCGAACTCGCGTGGGCCCTCCGGAAGCGCGGGGTGAAGAAACGCTGGATCCTCGTGCAGACCCGCACCGACATGATCTGCCGGCAGCAAGGGCTGCTGGAGGCATGGCGGCCGCTCGCGAAGGACTTCGACATCTTCCTCGGGCTGGAGGCCGCGACCGACGCGGGCCTCTCCCGGGTGGACAAGGACGTGCCGGTTTCGGAGAGCGTCGAGGCGGTGCGGATCGCGCGGTCCCTGGGATACGGCGTGAACGGCAATTTCCTGGTCGATCCCGACTGGGCGGAGGAGGATTTCCTCCGGCTCTGGGAGTTCGTCGCATCCCACGGGCTGCAGCGGGCGGGGTACACGATTTTGACTCCGCTGCCGGGCACCGACTATTTCCGCACGGTCGAGCCTCGACTCGCGGGGCAGCCCTGGTCCAGCTTCGACATGCACCACGTCCTCTGGGAGCCCCGCCTCGGGGCGGAACGGTTTTTCGAGCTCTACGCGGAGACCTGGCGCAAGTCGATCCTCAACACTTCGGGGGAGAAACGGTGGGTCGACTGGATGCGCCAGATCCGGCCGGCGCAGATCCCGTACCTCGCGCGCGTCCTGTGGCGCACCCAGAGGATGATGAAGGCGGGGGCCTATCTCCGCGAGCACGGGAGGACGTTTCGCGCGCCGGTGCCCAGCCGGTCCCCCGCGGGGATGGGTGCGTCGCGCTGA
- a CDS encoding YceI family protein produces the protein MNIRAGLSLATLVSVLSFSSAWAAPADAPVPSRIAGTCEVAFLVTSTLHDFPGSARCLPFEAALARGEAGDPVIPSVEVEVPVAGMDTRNGTRDGQMREMFRSGQFPRIRGAARDVDVGRLRAAMGKGHDGTAPLDLLLRIRDVERKVRATVGNLKESGGRVTFDVDIPVSLGEFDLKAPSVLGIIRVGDKVSVKAAFTLTISPPP, from the coding sequence ATGAACATCCGCGCTGGGCTGTCTCTGGCGACGCTGGTGTCCGTATTGTCCTTCTCCTCCGCCTGGGCCGCACCGGCGGACGCTCCCGTTCCGTCAAGGATCGCCGGTACATGCGAGGTCGCCTTCCTCGTCACGTCCACCCTGCACGATTTCCCCGGCTCCGCCCGTTGCCTGCCTTTCGAAGCGGCCCTTGCGCGCGGGGAGGCTGGCGATCCGGTCATCCCCTCCGTGGAAGTGGAAGTGCCGGTGGCGGGGATGGACACGCGGAACGGGACCCGCGACGGCCAGATGCGGGAGATGTTCCGTTCCGGGCAATTCCCGCGCATCCGCGGCGCGGCCCGCGACGTGGACGTAGGCCGGCTCCGGGCGGCAATGGGGAAGGGGCACGATGGGACGGCCCCCCTCGACCTGCTCCTCCGGATCCGGGACGTGGAGCGGAAGGTCCGCGCCACGGTGGGCAACCTGAAGGAGTCCGGCGGCCGGGTCACCTTCGACGTCGATATCCCCGTATCGCTCGGGGAGTTCGACCTGAAAGCCCCGTCGGTCCTCGGGATCATCCGCGTCGGCGACAAGGTTTCCGTCAAGGCCGCCTTCACCCTGACCATTTCCCCACCCCCTTGA